Genomic DNA from Bernardetia sp.:
ACAGGTGGAAATAGTGGAATCGGTTATGCTACTGCCGAAGAATTTGTAGCGCAAGGCGCAACAGTTATTATTACAGGGAGAAACAAAGACCGTATAAAAGAAGCCTCTGAAAAGCTAGGTACAACAGGTATTGTGGCTGACCAATCAAAACTTTCAGATATTGACTATTTGGTAGAAACAGTGAAAAATCAGTTTGGGAAAGTAGATGTGCTTTTCATTAATGCAGGTATTTTTCTTCCTACACCACTCGGACATATTTCAGAAGAGGCTTATACTTCTATGATGGATATTAATTTCAAAGGAGCTGTATTTACACTACAAAAATTCTTACCTATTTTGAATAAAAATGCTTCTGTAATTAATCTTTCTTCAGTAAACGCTTATACTGGAATGCCTAGTACAGCCATTTATGCAGCATCAAAGGCTGCACTCAACTCTTTCACAAGAACGGCTGCGAGCGAACTTGCACCACAAAAAATCCGTGTAAATGCTGTAAACCCAGGGCCTGTAAGTACACCTATTTTTGGAAAAACAGGAATGTCGGAAGAAGATTTGAATGGCTTTGCAGGAGCGATGCAGCAACGTATTCCACTCAAGCAATTTGGTTCTCCAGAAGCCATTGCCAAACTGGTTAGTTTCTTAGCTTCTGATGATGCTTGGTTTATTACAGGCGCAGAATACAATATTGATGGAGGTATCAATGTAAATCCTATTTTAGCAAATCAAAACTAAATTTTAGGTAACTTGCAGGATATTTTGATGCACTCCAAACAATGTTTTGGGGTGCATCGTTGTTTTATTAGATAGTTTTAGATAAAAATAATTACGTTATGGCAAGGAAAAAGCAATTTGATGAAGATGAAATACTAGAAAAGGCAACCCATTTGTTTTGGAAAAAGGGTTTTCATGCGACTTCTATTCAAGATTTGGTAAACGAACTCAAAATAAATAGAGCTAGTCTTTACGATACGTTTGGAGGAAAAGAAGAGCTATTTCAAAAAGCATTACAAGAATATAGAAATAAGAATAAAGCAATTATTAGAGATTTTTTTTCTAAGCAAAAGTCTGTAAAAGAAGGTATAAAAATGCTTTTTTTGCAAGCTATACACACAAAAACAGAAGAAGCTCAAAAAGGTTGTTTTGTGGTAAACTGCACAACTGAGCTTGTTCCCAACAACCAAAATATCTTAGAAGTAGCTATCCAAAACCGAGAAGAATTTGAAGCCTTTTTCTTAGGATTGCTAAGAAAAGGAGTAGAAACAGGAGAAATTTCTGATTCTAAAAACCTTGAAGCCATAGCCTCACTTTTTTATATCTTTTATAGTGGAATAAAGGTAATAGGCAAGACAAATCCGAATATTTCTAATTTGGAGAAAAGTGTGGAGGAGATAGTTTCTTTGTTGGATTGAGTGATTATATATTTCAAGGTTTTAATTTATATTTTACTAAACCATTCCGTATTTACTGAAACTTCTTCTATCAATTCAGTTTTTACGCCTAATGATAATTCTTTCAATTTATCACATAATAAATCTCCATCAATCAAGTCAATAGGAGGTGCGCCATCTCGGGTAGCTTCTTTTACAGCTTCTCTAGTAAAATTTCCTGTGGTAATAAATAATCCTTTGTCTGCTCTTCCCTGCATTGCACCTCTAAAGTCCCTAATTTCACTAGAACTAACAGACCCTTTATATCTTTTAGATTGGAAAAATACATGAAAACTCAAAAAGCCACTGATTCTGACAATTCCCTTTCCATCAATACCTCCATCACCACTTTTGCCAGTAACCTCAACTTGGACAAAACCACTTTCTCTAAGCACTCTTTGGCAAAGCCTTTCAAAAGCAGCAGGCTCAATTCTTAAAATAGTTGCTATGAGAGTTTCTTTCCAGTCTATGTTATCCTCAACTTCTTCTTTAGCTTCATCTTTAATTTCTGTATTTTTCTTTTTTCTCTCTTGATAAGTTATTTCCCTTACTTTTTTTACAATTTCATCAGAGTTAAAGTCCTTTGGATTTAGTTCATTATCTATCAAAGACCATACACCACGAGAGGAATTTTCGATGATGCCATATTTCTTTAAATAGGTTCTTGCCCAAGCAAGACGATAATCCACTTCACTTTGTACACCATTTTCATCGTGCTGAACTTCCAATATATCTTCTGATAAGTTGGCAACTAAATACACAGCTTCATTGATTTCGTCAATAGAACCAGAACCTCCAAGATTTTTCAATGCTTTTAAGGTTGGTATTATGAACTTATCATAATTAGGTACTTTTGTATTATTCTTTTTCATGTTATTATGATAATTTGCACACTTATTTTTCCTGCAAAAGCTCCTTAGCACTATTATACGTACTCGTACTTGGCGTAGAGCCTCCAATCATTTGAGCAATTTCTCTGACACGCTCATCGGCTGAAAGTTTTTTGATTTTTGAAACAGTGCGTTCTGCTGAATTATCTTTATAAATAAAATAATGTGAACTTCCCTGTGAAGCGACTTGTGGCAAGTGGCTGATAATTAAGATTTGATGTGTTTTGGACATATCTTGAATAATTTTACCCATTTTAAGGGCAATTTCTCCAGAAATACCTGTGTCAATCTCATCAAAAACAAGAGTAGGCAATGAAATATGTTTTGCCAAACGATATTTTATACAAAGCATCAAACGAGAAAACTCTCCCCCAGAAGCGACATCTTTCAACGGCTGTGGAGAAATTCCTTTGTTTGCCGAGAACCAAAATTCTACTAAATCTGCCCCCGACGGACTAAGTGGAATAGGTGTGATTTCAATTTGAAAACGAGCATTTGGCATTCCAAGTTCGCCCAAAAGATAATTGATTTGGTTTTGCGTATCTTCTACAACGGATTTTCTTTGTTCGGTAAGCTGTGCTGCAAGGTCTGTCAAGTAGGCTTTGCTTCTTGCTATTTCTTCTTTGAGGTCTTTTAAGTCATCATCAAAATTCTCTACTTTCTTCACTTTTTCAGCTATTTCATCACGAATAGCAATCAGTTCTTCTGGACTTTGAACGTTGTGTTTAGTTTCCAAATGATATAAAGCACTCAAAATCTGTTTTACAACACCTGCTGTTTCATCATCTACTACCAACTCTTCCGATTCTGATTCAATAGACTTTGAAATATCTTGAATTTCTATCATGGCACTATTCAAACGCTCATACAAGGCTTCAAAAGCTGGCGAAAACGAACTTGTTTTGGAAAGCGCATGTACGGCTTCTCTCAAAATATTTTCGGCTGAATATTCCTCGTCTGCGAGTGAGTTGTAGGCAATCGACATTTGCGTTCGTATGAAATCTACATTCTCTAGGCGTTCTAATTCTTGTTCTAGTTCCTCTTTATTTATCTTTTCTAAATCTGCCTTTTCTAGTTCTTCTAAAAGGTGCATATTGTAATCGTACTCTTTTCGAAGCCTAATTTCCTCATTTTTTAGCTCTTCATATTTTTTTATAACTTTTCTGTACTGACGATATTCTTGTCCATAGATTTCTAAAAGTGTTTTGGTATTGGCATACAAATCTAAAACGTCTCTTTGATAATCATTTGAAAAAAGCTGCATCGTGTCGTGCTGTGCGTGAATGTCCATCAGACGAACAGAAATTCTCTTTAAAGAATCTAAGGAAACAGGCATATCATTAATGAAAGCTCTTGAACGCCCATTAGGCGCAATTTGCCTACGAATAATGCAGGTAGTGTCATATTCTACATCTTCTTTCTCAAATATTTTTTGAAGGTTATAATTTGTAATATCAAATGTTCCTTCAATGACACATTTTCCATCTGGATTGAGAAGTACCTTTGTATCTGCTCGGTTTCCAGCCAACAGCCCAAGCGCACCACGCAAGATAGATTTTCCCGCTCCTGTCTCACCTGTAATGACATTTAGGTTAGTGTCAGGCTGAATTTCTAAATGCTCTATGAGCGCATAATTATCGATAAGCAAATGTTTGAGCATAGTATTTAGTTGTTGTGCTTGCTTGTGGAGACACAAGCAATGGCAATATGGAAGAATATGTTTGAGTACGAAAATACAAAATTCTACAATTTAAACCCTGAGGGTTTTCAAAACCCTTAGGGTTTCGAAAAACAGTTCTTTATCTTTGCAAGATAAATTGATATGCTTACAAAATTAGCAAAAAGTATTTATATTTTTACAAATGCCTAGCTTAAAATCCTTTTTTTCTTCTTTTTTGTCTTCTTTTTTAGCAATCCTGTTGCTTTTAGTGTGGAGTATGCCCATTTTGTATCTTTTTACGGCATTTGACGGAGAAAGTAGTACAGCTTGGAATCATATTGCTAAAAATCTTTTGCTAGATTATACATTAGGTTCTTTGAAAATGCTTTTGGGAGTAAGTATAGGCGTACTTTTGCTGGGTGTTCCGACGGCTTGGCTGGTTTCTACTACTGATTTTTTTGGACGTAGATTTTTTCAGTGGTCTTTGGTGTTGCCACTTGCAATTCCAGCTTATATTTTGGCTTATACGTACGCTGCTAGTTTGTCTTATACAGGTGCAGTAGGAATATTTCTAAGAGAAAACGGTCTGCCTTCTATACCAATCATGTCTGATTTTGGAGGTATTTTTATTCTCTCTTTGGCACTTTATCCTTATGTCTATGCAGTTAGTAGAACGGCTTTTTCCAATCAGTTAGGCAGTGTTTGGGAGGCTTCCAAAATGCTTGGGAAATCTTCTTTTTATACATTTTTTAAAGTCGTTTTGCCACTTGCTCGTCCGTTTATCTTTGGAGGACTTCTGCTTGTGATGATGGAAGTTTTGAATGAATACGGAACATTCAAGTATTATGGCATTCAGACTTTTACGACAGGAATTTTCAGTGCATGGGCAAAATTTGGAGACGTAAAAGCTGCTCTTCGTCTAGCATTGTGTCTTTTTGGGGGGATTATTTTATTGGTGGCTTTGGAAAGAAATCAGCGTGGTAGAATGGCTTTTTCAGATGATAAAAATACGACACCTATGCCACGAAAAAAGTTAGGTTTTGTTTGGCAAATTTTAGCTTTTAGTTTTTGTCTTTTGGTATTTTGTTTGGCTTTTGGTTTTCCTGTTTTGCAGCTTATTTTTTGGACAATCAAAGAATTTCAAGATAAGGGAATAGATAAAGTTTTGAATGAAGAAATCTATAATTTGATTTCTCATACTATTACACTTTCCTTTTTGAGTGCTTTTGTGGTTTTGGTAGTAGCTATTTTATTAGGTCTTTTTCAGAAAAAAAATAAGAACTATATCGTTGGTGGGGAAGTCAAAAATAGAACAGTTTCAAGACTTCAAGCAAATACAACAAAATTTATCAGCCGAATTGCTACTATGGGTTATGCCGTTCCGGGGGCTGTGATAGCTGTGGGAGTGTTGGGGGTATTTTTGTGGATTGATAAGAAACTGTATTCTTTTTTGTTGAATAGTTTTGACATAAAAGTAGGCTTGCTGATTTCTGGTACAGTCATTTCTCTAATTTATGCCTATTCTGTTCGTTTTTTAGCTGTGGGAGCTCAACCTATTGAAAGCCAGCTTTTGAAGATTGGAAATTCATTGGAGGCTGCTTCAAGAATGCTAGGAAAAAATGCTATCCAAACGTTTTTCAAAATTACGTTGCCTCTGCTTCGTCCTGCTATGCTGACAGCCTTACTTTTGGTGTTTGTGGATGTGAGTAAAGAACTTCCTCTTACACTTATTTTGCGTCCTTTCAACTATGATACGTTAGCGACAAAGGCTTATGAACTTGCTGACCAAGAGTTTGTGGCACAGTCTGCTTTACCTGCTCTTCTGATTATACTGATAAGTCTTTTACCTGCTATTTTGCTTTCTAAAATTGGTAGAAAGAAATAAACCCTAAAGATTTTTGAAAATCCTTAGGGTTTAGAGAGTTACATTTTCACAACTTTAAAAGTTTTCTGAATTGTACTGGTTTTTAGTTGTATCATATAACTTCCCCTAGCTAAATTTTGAAGGTCATGCATTTCTACTTTATGAGTTCCTTTAGAGAAAGACTGAGAAATAGTTTTTATACTTCTTCCTGTCATATCTAACAGATTAATTTCTACTATTTCTTGCTTATCTAAAGCAAAATCAAGTTTTAGAGTATTTGTAAATGGATTTGGATAAGCTACAAAAGCAGAACTATTTTTAGTATTATCAATGCTCCAATTTACTTTCTTAATATTAGAATAAGAGAACGTACCATCTTTGTCTATTTGCTTCAAACGATAATAAGCTTCTCTATTTTCTATACCAACGTTTTTATCAATAAAAGAATACATATTTTTTGTCTCACTTCTTGAAATCGCATTTCTTGTTTCTCCAATAGCTTTAAAGTCTTCTCCATTTATAGAACGTTCTACTTCGAAATAATCATGGTTTTTTTCTCCAGTAGTTGTCCAGTCTAATATGGCATCACTTTCAAACGGTTTGGCATCAAAAGAAAGGAAGGTAAGAGGTAAAATATTATCATTAGTTAGAGCTCCTAGAGTAAAAGGACTGAAATTAGTTATTGCTCCGTTGCTCAAAACACCATCATAAGGGGTATTGATAATTCCTCCATTAAAATGATCTCGCCAAACACTACCATCCCAACGAACAACTTTTAAGCCTGTTGTCGGTCCTACTGTACAACTACGAATATCATCAAAGCTAAGCGTAACCACTACATTTGAAGAGCCACTTGTTCTGTCTAAAATCCAATATTCACACTGTCCTACATGATGAATAGAAGCCTCTTTAGAGAATGGGTCGTTTGGTGTTATTTGTTTAAAATACTGTGCTGTAAAATGGTCTGTTACATTAGCAGGAGCAGAGATTCCGATAGGTGCTCCCCAACCAGCATTTCCTACAGGAAAATCGAAAGCATCATCTCCAATCTTACGTACTTGCATGTCTGCATGACTTGCATTTGTTGCAACTGTTGAAGTTGCATTATCTACAAAAATAAATTTATGGTTGTTATCAGCTGCAAAAACTCCATCTGTCCAAGTAGCAGAGTTCAAGACTTGTATGTCTGTGTTTTGAGTTCTGACACCTGCCCCCGTATTAATTATTTCTAAATTATGAAAATACAAATCTGTACTTAGAGGAAACGTATTAATTTGCTCTGTATCAATATGTAGAGTAGCTGACATAAGCCTACCAAACTCTCCTGCTGCTAAATCAAATACTCTAATAGTCCAGTTTCCAGAAGGGTTTTCTCCATCAAAATCACTAAGAGGTTGATTTGGTGTAAATGTTCCATTAATGCTTGGTGTTCCACCTCCACACTGGGCTTGTACAGGCTGTATGGCTTCATCATCAAGTGTAACAACAATATTATCTCCACTACAATTACCTGTACCATTTACAGGACTAGCAAGTACATCTTTAAACGTACCCAATGGACTTATTATTCTTATATATAAATCTCCAACACGTGTATGATTAATTTCTATATCTAAATCAATATCAGAGATAGTTTCTACTGTAGCAGGTACATTTATTGTATGGTCAAGGAAAAGGCTAGTAGAAAAGAAGTTATCTGGGATATCAAGTCCAGCACTTGCAGTTGTTGATATATTCAAATCCCAATCACGAAACGTACCTGTATCTACATTAACTCTATCTGAAATATTAAGCGTCCAAACTCCAGAAGGGTTTTCTCCATCAAAAGCAGATAGAGCTTGTGAAGGACGATATGTACCATTAATAGTTGGATTACCTCCGTTACATTGTAATTGAACACTAGCACCAGCAGCGTCTGAAAGTGTTGTATTAATGTTATTCCTAGAGCAATTTCCTAAACCACTCAAAACTCTATTGATAAGAGTCACAGTTGTTCCTGCAGGGCTAGTGAGTGTTACAATCAAATCTCCTACATAAGAATGGTCAATATCTAAATCTACTGTTATGTCGGTAATAGTAGCAGTAGTATTCGGAACTGTAATCGTTCGGCTAACTCCTGCTGCATTATTGTCTGGAATATTTACATCTGTTGAATTATTATATGTAGTTGTGCCTGCTGGAGTCACTAAAGCAGCATCATTATCATAAGAGTTAGAAGATGTAGTCGCTGTCTGTCCTGTACTTATTCCTGTGTGATTGATAAATTGTTGAGCATTTCCATCAAAGCGAATAGTAGATAACCCTGCGTTGTATGCCCCTGCATTAGTAAAATTACCAGCTACTCTTAAAAGTCCTCTACCTGCGTTTATAGTTCCTGTCCCTGTATTGTCAAGGTTTCCTTCAATGATAAGTGTTCCTCCATTGAGATTTATAGTACCACTATTACTCACATCGCCTCTTACTGTGAGTGTTTGTCCTGTAGTTATATTCAGAACATTATTTTCTAAGATAGTAAGTGTTCTGCACTCATTAGTTGCATCAAGTGTTACAGTTCTTGGTGTTCCACAACTAAGAATGACATCGCTAGTTGCAGTAGGCACAGAATTATTAATCCATGTGGCATTTAAATTCCAATTAGAAGAAGCATCTGCATACCACACATTTGATGTAGCAGGAAGTGTTGTAAGTGTAACTGTACCTGTGGTGGCTAACTGACTGAGTTTTCCTTCTGTTACGGCATAAATCTGATAGTGATATGTAGTATTAGGGTTTAGCCCAGTGATACTAGCACTTGTTGTGTTAGCAGGTAATTGCTGATCAAAGGTATAATTAACTCCATCGGTTGAGCGATAAAGAACAATACCCACTTCATTAGTAGCATTGTCAGTCCAGCTTAGAATAAAAGATGAAGAAGTAGCACAGCTAGCACTTGCATCTACTTCTTGTCCAGATACTTGAACAGGGTTAAATAAGTATCTTCTACGGCTACCATTGCTATTGCTATTGAGTTGAGTAATCGTACCGTTTGGATAAGTGTTATTTGTAGCTGTTGTACTAGCTGTATGGCTTGATATATTTACAGATAAGAAATCATTTGTTCCTGGTGCTCCTTCGTATCCAATTCCAACATTTCCTGCCGTAATTGCTCCCCCACTATTTCTCATTGAGCCATATATAAATTCTATCTGCCCACTACTTGTAGGAACTACTGTGTTTACTCTTGCTGTTTCGTATATACGCATTTCAAATGTAGCATCACTACTTCCACTATTGTAACTTACCTGCATGTTTCTACATTGCACTGCTAGTATTCTGTTAGGAGCTGTACCTGTTATTCTATATCGTACTTCCCCTGTTTCCCAATCTCCATCGTCTAAGACGCCTCCTACTGTACTACTTGCAGCAAATGGACTCAAACGTGCATGTCCATTGATATTATATGTATTTCCTTCAGAAAAAATAGGTATAGAGCCAAAACGAAGTACACCATTTGTATTTATATTAAAAGAAGTAAAACGTTCTCCCATAAACCATACTTCAAAGGGAATATTTACTACTGAGGCAGCAGGAACGTTTCCTCCTCCATCATTAAAAGTCTGATGATTTTCATTTGCTCCAATAATAGTAGTCCATCCTCCTCCTGTGGAAAGGCTGCTTGTATTATTGGTGCTGAAAGCATAATTATTAGCTTCTTGTGCGTGTAAAGCTAAAGGAAATAGAAAAACAAGAAAATATAAAGTAATTATTTTTTTCATAATATTGTAGTTAATAAATGGGTAGTAGATACATTACTGCATGAAATCTTGACAATTAATTAACTTAACTATACGCAATAGATATACTATTTAATAAAAAACAGTGATACTATTAAGTAAATGTTATCACAGTTAATGTTGTACATCAGTCTGCTTGACTGATTTGTAAAATAAAAAACTTAATTTTTTAAATAAAGCCTTATAAATTTTCCCATCAGACTAGAAGCCTGACCTACGTAAAAAACTGTGACGACCATTAGTAAGTTATAGGGGAAGTTAAATTTTGACAAAAATACTAATATGATTTGGAATTTGTATTAAAATACTACCAAAATATCTAAATAATACCTATTATGTAAAATATTATCATGAATTATAGTATATATCTAATCTCAATTATCAGAGCAAAATATATTCCATTATTATTGCAATAATTGACGCAAGTATCTAATAGTCAGTTGTATAGCAATTTTTTAAATTCTTTGTAATGGAGTGTGTTTTTTACTGGAAAAGTTGATTGATTTGAAATAATATACAAAAAAAAGTCAAAATATTAATAATTTTGAAAGTTGTCTTTTGATGATTCTATCTCATCCAAATAATGCTTTATTATTGAATGAGGTAGAAGCTATTTTCCAAAAAAAAACGCTTTATTATGAAAAATAATAAAGCGTTTTACCAAATAGTTTCAGATATTTACATTTTCACTACTTTATAAGTTCTTTGTAATGTACTTGTACTTAATCTTACCATGTAACTTCCACTTTTAAGATTGCTTAGTCCTCTCATTTCTACTCTATGACTTTTATCAGAAAAGGACTGCGAAATCGTTTTAATGCTCCTGCCAGTCATATCTAAAAGAGTAATTTCTACTATTTCTTCTTTCTCTAACGTAAAATCTAGCGTCAAAACATCTGTAAATGGATTTGGGTAGGCCACAAAAACAGAATTGTTTTCTACATTATTGATGTTCCAATTTACCTTTTGAATATTAGAATAAGAAAAACTTCCATCTTTATCGATTTGTTTTAGACGGTAGTATGCTTGGTTACTCTTTAGTCCAATCCCTTTATCAATAAAGGAATAAGATGCCTTTGCTTCACTTGCTGAGATAGACTCATGCACTTGTCCGATAACTTTAAAATCCTTTTCATTAATAGAGCATTCTACTTCAAAGCGACTATGATTTTTTCCCTTAGTTGTTGTCCAGTTCAAAATCGCATCTTCTTCAAACGGACTGACTTTAAAAGATGTAAAGGTAATAGGCAGAATAGTAAATTCATCGTCAGCTCCAAGAGTAAAAGGACTAAATTCATTTACTGTGCCTGCACTCAGTACACCATCGTAAGGTGTGTTGATAAGTCCACCATTGAAATGGTCTCTCCAAATACTTCCATCCCAACGTACAACTTTTAAATCATTCTCTTCACCAACGGTACAGCTACGAGTATCTTCATAACTAAGAGTAACCACAACATTAGAAAGACCATTCGTCCTATCTAAGTTCCAATACTCACACTGTCCTACGTGATGAATTGTTACCTCTTTAGAAAATGGGTCATAAGGTGTTACTTGATGAATGTAGTTGGCTGTGAAATGGTCAGTGGTATTAGCAGGCGCAGAAATTCCGATAGGTGCGCCCCATCCATCATTTCCAACTGGAAAATCAAAAGCATCATTTCCTATTTTACGTACCCACATATCTGCATGGCTTTCATTAGTAGATATTGTTGAAATAGCATTATCTGGAAAAATAATAAGATGGTCATTGTCAGCTCTAAAAACTCCATTTGTCCAAGTAGCAGAATTGTTTATTACAATATCTGTATTTTGTGTTCTTACTCCTGCACCTGTGTTGAGTATCACTAAATCATAGAACTGTAACCCTGTTGGAGGTGGAGTATTATCTTGATTTAAAGTTAATGAGGTAGAATTTAGTTGTCCTGTTAGTAAAAAATCATCATCAATAATATATAAAGACCAAGTACCTACATATGTTCCTGCATACCCACTCCAATCTTCAATAGGTCTAAAACTGCCTGTTATTGGGTCGGCATATCCGTTGGGAGGTGTAGTAGCTGCACTCATCGTAAAAGTAACATTCTGATAATCTTGACCGAAACTACCCATATCTGCAGCCACTGTAAAAACAGTTCCATCTGGAGAAGCTAAGTAAATTTCTATATCATCATTATAAGAGTGGTCTAAATCAATAAATAAATTATTAATTCCTGTATAATTGCCTGCTGGAACATCAAAATTAACAACACGCACATAATTTGAATTATAACCATTTAAATCACTTATATCAGTATTTGTTGATGTACCAAATCCACCACCACCACCACTGCCAACAGGAGGAATTGAAAGAGGCAGCGAAGCAG
This window encodes:
- a CDS encoding proprotein convertase P-domain-containing protein, whose product is MKKIITLYFLVFLFPLALHAQEANNYAFSTNNTSSLSTGGGWTTIIGANENHQTFNDGGGNVPAASVVNIPFEVWFMGERFTSFNINTNGVLRFGSIPIFSEGNTYNINGHARLSPFAASSTVGGVLDDGDWETGEVRYRITGTAPNRILAVQCRNMQVSYNSGSSDATFEMRIYETARVNTVVPTSSGQIEFIYGSMRNSGGAITAGNVGIGYEGAPGTNDFLSVNISSHTASTTATNNTYPNGTITQLNSNSNGSRRRYLFNPVQVSGQEVDASASCATSSSFILSWTDNATNEVGIVLYRSTDGVNYTFDQQLPANTTSASITGLNPNTTYHYQIYAVTEGKLSQLATTGTVTLTTLPATSNVWYADASSNWNLNATWINNSVPTATSDVILSCGTPRTVTLDATNECRTLTILENNVLNITTGQTLTVRGDVSNSGTINLNGGTLIIEGNLDNTGTGTINAGRGLLRVAGNFTNAGAYNAGLSTIRFDGNAQQFINHTGISTGQTATTSSNSYDNDAALVTPAGTTTYNNSTDVNIPDNNAAGVSRTITVPNTTATITDITVDLDIDHSYVGDLIVTLTSPAGTTVTLINRVLSGLGNCSRNNINTTLSDAAGASVQLQCNGGNPTINGTYRPSQALSAFDGENPSGVWTLNISDRVNVDTGTFRDWDLNISTTASAGLDIPDNFFSTSLFLDHTINVPATVETISDIDLDIEINHTRVGDLYIRIISPLGTFKDVLASPVNGTGNCSGDNIVVTLDDEAIQPVQAQCGGGTPSINGTFTPNQPLSDFDGENPSGNWTIRVFDLAAGEFGRLMSATLHIDTEQINTFPLSTDLYFHNLEIINTGAGVRTQNTDIQVLNSATWTDGVFAADNNHKFIFVDNATSTVATNASHADMQVRKIGDDAFDFPVGNAGWGAPIGISAPANVTDHFTAQYFKQITPNDPFSKEASIHHVGQCEYWILDRTSGSSNVVVTLSFDDIRSCTVGPTTGLKVVRWDGSVWRDHFNGGIINTPYDGVLSNGAITNFSPFTLGALTNDNILPLTFLSFDAKPFESDAILDWTTTGEKNHDYFEVERSINGEDFKAIGETRNAISRSETKNMYSFIDKNVGIENREAYYRLKQIDKDGTFSYSNIKKVNWSIDNTKNSSAFVAYPNPFTNTLKLDFALDKQEIVEINLLDMTGRSIKTISQSFSKGTHKVEMHDLQNLARGSYMIQLKTSTIQKTFKVVKM
- a CDS encoding restriction endonuclease encodes the protein MKKNNTKVPNYDKFIIPTLKALKNLGGSGSIDEINEAVYLVANLSEDILEVQHDENGVQSEVDYRLAWARTYLKKYGIIENSSRGVWSLIDNELNPKDFNSDEIVKKVREITYQERKKKNTEIKDEAKEEVEDNIDWKETLIATILRIEPAAFERLCQRVLRESGFVQVEVTGKSGDGGIDGKGIVRISGFLSFHVFFQSKRYKGSVSSSEIRDFRGAMQGRADKGLFITTGNFTREAVKEATRDGAPPIDLIDGDLLCDKLKELSLGVKTELIEEVSVNTEWFSKI
- a CDS encoding TetR/AcrR family transcriptional regulator; translation: MARKKQFDEDEILEKATHLFWKKGFHATSIQDLVNELKINRASLYDTFGGKEELFQKALQEYRNKNKAIIRDFFSKQKSVKEGIKMLFLQAIHTKTEEAQKGCFVVNCTTELVPNNQNILEVAIQNREEFEAFFLGLLRKGVETGEISDSKNLEAIASLFYIFYSGIKVIGKTNPNISNLEKSVEEIVSLLD
- a CDS encoding glucose 1-dehydrogenase is translated as MSNLAGKIAVVTGGNSGIGYATAEEFVAQGATVIITGRNKDRIKEASEKLGTTGIVADQSKLSDIDYLVETVKNQFGKVDVLFINAGIFLPTPLGHISEEAYTSMMDINFKGAVFTLQKFLPILNKNASVINLSSVNAYTGMPSTAIYAASKAALNSFTRTAASELAPQKIRVNAVNPGPVSTPIFGKTGMSEEDLNGFAGAMQQRIPLKQFGSPEAIAKLVSFLASDDAWFITGAEYNIDGGINVNPILANQN
- the recN gene encoding DNA repair protein RecN, whose translation is MLKHLLIDNYALIEHLEIQPDTNLNVITGETGAGKSILRGALGLLAGNRADTKVLLNPDGKCVIEGTFDITNYNLQKIFEKEDVEYDTTCIIRRQIAPNGRSRAFINDMPVSLDSLKRISVRLMDIHAQHDTMQLFSNDYQRDVLDLYANTKTLLEIYGQEYRQYRKVIKKYEELKNEEIRLRKEYDYNMHLLEELEKADLEKINKEELEQELERLENVDFIRTQMSIAYNSLADEEYSAENILREAVHALSKTSSFSPAFEALYERLNSAMIEIQDISKSIESESEELVVDDETAGVVKQILSALYHLETKHNVQSPEELIAIRDEIAEKVKKVENFDDDLKDLKEEIARSKAYLTDLAAQLTEQRKSVVEDTQNQINYLLGELGMPNARFQIEITPIPLSPSGADLVEFWFSANKGISPQPLKDVASGGEFSRLMLCIKYRLAKHISLPTLVFDEIDTGISGEIALKMGKIIQDMSKTHQILIISHLPQVASQGSSHYFIYKDNSAERTVSKIKKLSADERVREIAQMIGGSTPSTSTYNSAKELLQEK
- a CDS encoding ABC transporter permease, whose protein sequence is MPILYLFTAFDGESSTAWNHIAKNLLLDYTLGSLKMLLGVSIGVLLLGVPTAWLVSTTDFFGRRFFQWSLVLPLAIPAYILAYTYAASLSYTGAVGIFLRENGLPSIPIMSDFGGIFILSLALYPYVYAVSRTAFSNQLGSVWEASKMLGKSSFYTFFKVVLPLARPFIFGGLLLVMMEVLNEYGTFKYYGIQTFTTGIFSAWAKFGDVKAALRLALCLFGGIILLVALERNQRGRMAFSDDKNTTPMPRKKLGFVWQILAFSFCLLVFCLAFGFPVLQLIFWTIKEFQDKGIDKVLNEEIYNLISHTITLSFLSAFVVLVVAILLGLFQKKNKNYIVGGEVKNRTVSRLQANTTKFISRIATMGYAVPGAVIAVGVLGVFLWIDKKLYSFLLNSFDIKVGLLISGTVISLIYAYSVRFLAVGAQPIESQLLKIGNSLEAASRMLGKNAIQTFFKITLPLLRPAMLTALLLVFVDVSKELPLTLILRPFNYDTLATKAYELADQEFVAQSALPALLIILISLLPAILLSKIGRKK